A portion of the Candidatus Ruthia endofausta genome contains these proteins:
- the rnhA gene encoding ribonuclease HI, which yields MNKIIIYTDGGCRGNPGIGGWGVWLRYGEHDKKLQGAERDTTNNRMELIAAIKALEAIKSSNIAIDLFTDSKYVMTGISEWIKNWKARSWKTANKKPVKNIDLWQRLDVLNNQHNVVWHWVKGHSGDKGNDMADALANLAMDKISN from the coding sequence ATGAATAAAATAATCATTTATACAGATGGTGGCTGTCGTGGTAACCCTGGTATTGGCGGTTGGGGTGTATGGCTTAGATATGGCGAGCATGATAAAAAACTTCAAGGCGCAGAACGTGATACCACCAATAATCGAATGGAACTTATTGCTGCTATTAAAGCATTAGAAGCAATTAAATCTAGCAACATTGCGATTGATTTATTTACCGATTCTAAATATGTGATGACAGGTATTAGTGAGTGGATTAAAAACTGGAAGGCTAGAAGTTGGAAAACTGCCAATAAAAAACCAGTTAAAAATATAGACTTATGGCAGCGCTTAGATGTGCTTAACAATCAGCACAATGTTGTTTGGCATTGGGTCAAGGGTCATAGTGGCGACAAAGGCAATGACATGGCGGATGCACTGGCAAATTTAGCCATGGATAAAATTAGTAATTGA
- a CDS encoding type II toxin-antitoxin system RatA family toxin, with translation MHHISNNAIVAYSCKQMYQLVNQVNQYPQFLNWCSDASILKQSDDKIIASVKINKGIFNQIFTTINTLTPHQKIDMQLKEGPFKHLSGAWIFTKLSSSACKIELNLEFSFSSKLVDITISPIFTSIANSQLDAFIARAKQVYA, from the coding sequence ATGCATCATATTTCTAATAATGCCATTGTTGCCTATTCTTGTAAACAAATGTATCAATTGGTTAATCAGGTTAATCAATATCCTCAATTTCTTAATTGGTGCTCAGATGCTTCTATTTTAAAGCAATCTGATGATAAAATCATAGCCTCAGTTAAGATTAATAAAGGGATTTTTAATCAAATTTTTACAACAATCAACACCTTAACTCCCCATCAAAAAATTGATATGCAACTTAAGGAAGGGCCATTTAAACATCTAAGTGGTGCTTGGATATTCACAAAACTAAGTAGCAGTGCCTGCAAAATTGAACTCAACTTGGAATTTAGCTTTTCATCAAAATTAGTCGACATTACCATATCGCCCATTTTTACCTCAATTGCTAATTCTCAACTGGATGCATTCATAGCAAGAGCTAAACAAGTCTATGCTTAA
- the smpB gene encoding SsrA-binding protein SmpB, whose product MAKKNKKIKTSSNTIALNKKARRDYFIEQTLEAGLSLEGWEVKSLRDSKAQIKESYVILKNNELFLFGAHVSPLKSASTHVNADSTRTRKLLLNRLEINRIKDKINQKGATVVPLKLYWVRGKVKLEIGVAKGKKSHDKRQDIKSRDWQRDKQRALKETNK is encoded by the coding sequence ATGGCTAAAAAAAATAAAAAAATAAAAACAAGTTCAAACACCATTGCGCTTAATAAAAAGGCAAGACGTGACTATTTTATCGAACAAACCCTGGAAGCTGGTTTAAGTTTAGAGGGCTGGGAAGTAAAAAGTTTGCGAGACTCTAAAGCCCAAATCAAAGAAAGTTACGTTATTTTAAAAAATAATGAATTGTTTTTGTTTGGTGCGCATGTTTCACCACTTAAAAGCGCATCAACACATGTCAATGCTGATTCTACTCGTACTCGCAAATTATTACTTAATCGTTTAGAAATTAATCGTATTAAGGATAAAATTAACCAAAAAGGTGCCACTGTTGTACCGCTTAAGCTTTATTGGGTTAGAGGCAAGGTGAAATTAGAAATTGGCGTGGCCAAGGGTAAAAAATCTCATGACAAACGCCAAGACATTAAGTCAAGAGATTGGCAAAGAGATAAACAAAGAGCGCTAAAAGAGACAAATAAATAA
- a CDS encoding HU family DNA-binding protein, whose product MNKSGLIDAIASVANLSKADASRALNATTDAITRAMTSSDGVQLTGFGSFIVRGRAARTGRNPQTGATIQIKASKVAAFKAGKALKEAINK is encoded by the coding sequence ATGAATAAATCAGGGTTAATTGATGCAATTGCATCAGTGGCAAACCTATCTAAAGCAGATGCCTCTCGTGCATTAAATGCAACAACAGATGCTATTACTAGAGCTATGACTAGCAGTGATGGTGTACAGCTTACTGGCTTTGGTAGTTTTATTGTTAGAGGCCGTGCAGCACGCACAGGTCGTAATCCACAAACAGGTGCAACGATTCAAATCAAAGCATCAAAAGTGGCTGCTTTTAAAGCAGGCAAAGCATTAAAGGAGGCGATTAATAAATAA
- the ndk gene encoding nucleoside-diphosphate kinase, translated as MERTLSIIKPDAVAKNVIGQIYSRFEEAGFKIVASKMIHLDNDLVGGFYAVHKNRPFYGELVEFMTSGPVMVQVLEGENAVTRYREIMGATNPKEADVGTIRADFAKSLDENTVHGSDSLENAAIEIEYFFGKDGVCPRTR; from the coding sequence ATGGAACGTACTTTATCAATTATCAAGCCAGATGCGGTTGCAAAAAACGTAATCGGTCAAATTTATTCTCGTTTTGAAGAAGCTGGTTTTAAAATTGTTGCCAGCAAAATGATTCATCTTGATAATGATTTGGTAGGTGGTTTTTATGCAGTGCATAAGAATCGTCCATTTTATGGTGAGTTGGTTGAATTTATGACGTCTGGCCCAGTAATGGTTCAGGTTTTAGAGGGTGAGAATGCCGTTACTAGGTATCGTGAAATTATGGGCGCTACCAATCCTAAAGAGGCTGATGTCGGAACTATTCGTGCTGATTTCGCAAAGTCTTTAGACGAAAATACAGTACATGGCTCTGATTCTTTAGAAAATGCAGCTATTGAAATCGAGTATTTCTTTGGTAAAGATGGTGTATGCCCAAGAACTCGTTAG
- the rlmN gene encoding 23S rRNA (adenine(2503)-C(2))-methyltransferase RlmN — translation MNKQNLLSFNQNALYDFFVGLGEKPYRTKQIIQWIYKAYEFDFDKMLNFSKPLREELSRVACVELPKVIKQSFALDGVIKWVLALSEDNHIEMVYIPEKDRGTLCISSQVGCALACTFCSTGMQGFNKNLTTAEIIAQVLIANQYLNPKAKRISNVVFMGMGEPLLNEHAVYNACDLLLDDLAFGLSRRKVTISTSGVVPAMLRMSERTPVSLAVSLHAPDNHLRDELMPINQKYSIEELLGACKVYLHAGTQERHILFEYVMLKGVNDSTEHANKLAKLLKDISAKINLIPFNPFEKTQYQTSSAQTIEKFQNILYQQGIRTMTRRTRGEDIDGACGQLAGKVLDKTKRAHARRH, via the coding sequence ATGAATAAACAAAATCTTTTAAGTTTTAATCAGAATGCGCTGTATGATTTTTTTGTGGGTTTAGGTGAAAAGCCTTATCGTACTAAACAAATCATACAGTGGATTTACAAAGCCTATGAGTTTGATTTTGATAAAATGCTTAATTTTAGCAAACCCCTAAGAGAGGAGCTAAGCAGGGTGGCTTGTGTTGAGCTACCTAAAGTTATTAAACAAAGCTTTGCTCTAGATGGGGTGATTAAATGGGTGCTAGCATTGAGTGAAGACAACCATATTGAAATGGTTTATATTCCTGAGAAAGATCGCGGAACGCTTTGCATTTCTTCCCAAGTAGGTTGTGCTTTGGCCTGTACTTTTTGCTCAACTGGTATGCAAGGGTTTAACAAAAATCTTACAACGGCTGAGATTATTGCCCAAGTATTGATTGCTAATCAGTATCTCAATCCTAAAGCTAAGCGTATTTCTAATGTTGTGTTTATGGGTATGGGTGAGCCTTTGTTAAATGAACATGCAGTGTATAACGCTTGTGATTTACTACTTGATGATTTAGCGTTTGGTTTATCTAGACGCAAGGTCACCATTTCTACCTCTGGCGTGGTGCCAGCCATGCTACGCATGAGTGAGCGAACACCTGTGAGTTTGGCTGTTTCCTTGCATGCACCTGATAATCATCTGCGAGATGAGCTAATGCCCATTAATCAAAAATATTCAATTGAAGAATTACTCGGAGCTTGCAAAGTATATTTACATGCTGGCACTCAGGAACGTCACATCTTGTTTGAGTATGTTATGCTTAAAGGTGTGAATGATTCTACTGAACACGCTAATAAATTAGCAAAATTATTAAAAGACATCTCGGCTAAAATAAATCTAATTCCCTTTAACCCATTTGAGAAAACTCAATATCAAACATCAAGTGCACAGACCATTGAAAAGTTTCAGAATATTTTATATCAACAGGGTATTCGTACAATGACACGCCGTACCCGTGGTGAAGATATTGATGGCGCTTGTGGACAATTGGCTGGAAAGGTGCTAGATAAAACTAAAAGAGCTCATGCTAGAAGACATTGA
- the ispG gene encoding flavodoxin-dependent (E)-4-hydroxy-3-methylbut-2-enyl-diphosphate synthase, with the protein MKPIHTIQRRKSKQIFVGDVAIGGDAPISVQSMTNTETTNVKATVAQIQAIQNAGADLVRVSVPTMDAAEAFKAIKKQVNIPLITDIHFDYKIALKVAKYGASCLRINPGNIGRKDRIRGVVASAIDHNIPIRIGVNAGSLEKDLQKKYTESTPEAMVESAFRHIDILDKLNFDNFKVSLKASEIFMTVFAYQQLASQIDNPLHLGITEAGSLHSGTVKSSIGLGLLLSEGIGDTIRVSLASDPVDEVRVGFDILKSLNLRQKGVNLVACPSCSRQKFDVIKVVNELESRLEDITAPIDVAVIGCVVNGPGEAKAVSVGLTGGEPNLLYLDGKIHSKITNENLVDELEAQVRNSLRSL; encoded by the coding sequence ATGAAGCCAATACATACAATTCAAAGAAGAAAATCTAAGCAAATATTTGTCGGTGATGTTGCAATTGGTGGTGATGCGCCCATTTCAGTGCAAAGTATGACCAATACTGAAACGACTAATGTCAAAGCAACGGTTGCACAAATACAAGCCATTCAAAATGCAGGTGCCGACTTGGTGCGTGTCTCTGTGCCGACAATGGATGCGGCAGAAGCTTTTAAAGCCATAAAGAAACAAGTCAATATTCCACTGATTACCGACATTCATTTTGATTACAAAATTGCACTCAAGGTGGCAAAATATGGCGCCAGTTGCCTGCGTATCAACCCAGGTAATATTGGGCGAAAAGACAGAATAAGAGGAGTAGTGGCGTCAGCCATAGATCATAATATTCCAATTCGTATTGGTGTGAATGCAGGCTCTTTGGAAAAGGATTTACAAAAAAAATACACCGAGTCAACACCTGAGGCAATGGTTGAATCTGCCTTTAGACATATTGATATTTTAGATAAATTAAATTTTGATAATTTTAAGGTTTCACTCAAGGCCAGTGAAATTTTTATGACTGTATTTGCTTATCAACAACTGGCCTCTCAAATTGATAACCCATTACATTTAGGCATTACTGAGGCAGGGTCGTTACATTCTGGCACAGTTAAGTCTTCGATTGGCTTGGGTTTGTTATTATCAGAAGGTATTGGCGATACAATTAGAGTTTCTTTAGCCTCTGATCCAGTTGATGAAGTGCGTGTTGGCTTTGATATTTTAAAATCTTTAAATTTACGCCAAAAAGGCGTTAATTTAGTTGCTTGCCCATCGTGTTCTAGACAGAAGTTTGATGTGATTAAAGTAGTTAATGAGTTGGAATCTCGTCTTGAGGACATCACTGCACCAATTGATGTGGCAGTGATTGGTTGTGTGGTCAATGGACCCGGTGAAGCAAAAGCAGTGTCAGTCGGCTTAACAGGTGGTGAGCCTAACCTTTTGTATCTTGATGGCAAAATCCATTCTAAAATAACCAATGAAAACTTAGTAGATGAACTTGAAGCTCAGGTTAGAAACAGTCTTAGAAGCCTTTAA
- a CDS encoding DUF2062 domain-containing protein: MKKLLKHYTPNPDELKDHKHLGWLGKHLNHSSLWNFNRKSISKAFAVGVFCAFIPIPFQMLLAAPIAVISSANLPLSIALVWITNPITMPVIFYGCYKLGAWILDVSIEKGFVMSLEYVWQVFDVIWQPFLLGCLIVSITSSILGYLLIQFIYRYKVYKRVKGF, translated from the coding sequence ATGAAAAAACTATTAAAACACTACACTCCTAACCCAGATGAATTAAAAGATCACAAGCACTTAGGCTGGCTTGGCAAGCATTTAAACCACTCAAGTTTGTGGAACTTTAATAGAAAGTCTATCTCTAAAGCATTTGCAGTTGGAGTGTTTTGTGCGTTTATTCCCATCCCCTTCCAAATGCTATTAGCCGCACCAATTGCGGTTATATCTAGTGCAAACCTACCACTATCTATTGCTCTAGTTTGGATTACCAATCCTATTACCATGCCAGTTATTTTTTATGGTTGCTATAAACTTGGCGCTTGGATTTTGGATGTTAGTATCGAAAAGGGCTTTGTTATGTCACTTGAGTATGTTTGGCAAGTATTTGATGTTATTTGGCAGCCTTTCTTGCTTGGATGCTTGATTGTTTCTATCACCAGCTCAATACTTGGCTACTTGTTGATACAATTTATTTATCGCTACAAGGTTTACAAAAGAGTTAAAGGCTTCTAA
- the dxs gene encoding 1-deoxy-D-xylulose-5-phosphate synthase has protein sequence MLNSITSPVDIKQLDIVQLQSLAEEVRTFLIENIQKTGGHLAPNLGTIEMTIAMHYVFDTPHDSFVFDVGHQAYTHKILTGRLNKMHTLRQKDGLSGFTKRSESEHDSFGAGHSSTSISAALGIAIGNGINNSNGKSIAVIGDGALTGGMSFEALNHAGDSDADLLIILNDNDMSISKNVGAMNKYLTKLISGKVYSIMKSKSLGFLEKMPKVHEFAKRSEEHLKGMVLPSTLFEELGLDYFGPIDGHDLSTLVQTLQNLKQQTKPRLLHIITKKGYGLETAENDPCKFHGVVPASSNSSNLPSYSTVFATWLNNTAPHHKNLIAITPAMCTGSGMSEFEKNYPKQYFDVGIAEQHAITFAGGLATQGLKPIVAIYSTFLQRGYDQLIHDIALQDLSVIFAIDRAGLVGSDGATHAGSFDLSFLRCIPNLTIMAPSNAIQMYQMFNTAFETNGTICIRYPRGTSDLQNYITDEKISLGKAKVILEGSSVAIFAFGIMVKSALAAGEKLGATVVDMRFVKPLDETLIIRLASSHTKLISIEDNAITGGAGGAISELLHQKNINIPLSILGLPDKFSEQGEQQELYNLYGLNETGIINAARS, from the coding sequence GTGTTAAATTCAATAACCTCCCCTGTAGATATTAAACAACTTGACATTGTACAATTGCAGTCTTTAGCTGAAGAAGTGCGTACATTTTTAATTGAAAATATTCAAAAAACAGGTGGCCACTTAGCACCTAACCTTGGCACAATTGAGATGACCATTGCCATGCATTATGTGTTTGACACACCGCATGACAGTTTTGTCTTTGATGTTGGCCATCAGGCTTATACCCATAAAATCCTCACAGGCCGTCTTAACAAAATGCACACGTTGCGCCAAAAAGATGGCTTATCTGGTTTTACAAAACGTAGCGAAAGCGAGCACGATAGCTTTGGTGCTGGGCATTCATCAACCTCAATTAGTGCTGCTTTAGGCATCGCTATTGGTAACGGCATTAATAATAGTAATGGTAAATCTATCGCTGTAATTGGCGATGGCGCACTCACAGGTGGCATGTCATTTGAAGCACTTAACCATGCAGGTGATAGTGATGCAGATCTACTCATTATCCTAAATGACAATGATATGTCAATATCAAAAAATGTGGGTGCTATGAATAAATACCTTACCAAGCTTATCTCTGGCAAGGTTTATTCAATCATGAAATCAAAGTCACTAGGATTTTTAGAAAAAATGCCTAAAGTCCATGAATTTGCCAAACGCTCAGAAGAACACCTTAAAGGCATGGTCCTGCCTAGTACTTTGTTTGAGGAATTGGGACTTGATTATTTTGGACCCATTGATGGACATGATTTATCCACCTTAGTCCAAACACTACAAAACCTCAAACAACAAACAAAACCAAGACTCTTACACATTATTACCAAAAAAGGTTACGGGCTTGAAACAGCAGAAAATGACCCGTGTAAGTTTCATGGCGTAGTACCCGCCTCATCAAACTCTTCCAATCTACCCAGTTACAGTACTGTATTTGCTACTTGGCTAAATAATACCGCACCTCATCATAAAAATTTAATTGCCATTACACCTGCCATGTGTACTGGGTCTGGCATGAGCGAATTTGAAAAAAATTACCCTAAGCAATATTTTGATGTGGGTATTGCAGAACAACACGCCATCACTTTTGCAGGTGGACTTGCCACTCAGGGTCTAAAACCGATAGTGGCTATCTATTCTACTTTTTTACAACGTGGTTATGACCAACTTATTCATGACATTGCACTACAAGATCTAAGTGTTATTTTTGCAATTGACCGAGCTGGATTAGTGGGTAGTGATGGCGCAACTCATGCAGGTAGTTTTGATTTGAGTTTCTTAAGGTGTATCCCCAACTTAACCATTATGGCGCCAAGTAATGCAATACAAATGTATCAAATGTTCAATACTGCATTTGAAACCAATGGCACTATTTGTATACGCTATCCTAGAGGCACATCAGATCTTCAAAATTACATCACTGATGAAAAAATTTCACTGGGTAAAGCAAAAGTCATACTTGAAGGTTCTAGTGTGGCAATTTTTGCTTTTGGCATCATGGTTAAAAGCGCACTTGCCGCAGGTGAAAAACTAGGTGCAACTGTGGTTGATATGCGCTTTGTTAAGCCACTTGATGAAACATTAATTATTAGATTAGCCAGTTCACATACCAAACTTATCTCTATTGAAGATAATGCCATCACAGGTGGTGCAGGTGGTGCAATTAGTGAACTTCTACATCAAAAAAATATCAACATACCTTTAAGTATTTTAGGCTTGCCAGACAAATTTAGTGAGCAAGGTGAGCAACAAGAATTGTATAATTTATATGGGTTAAATGAAACGGGCATTATCAATGCTGCACGTTCATGA